The genome window CCGGTATTAGCATTCGTTTCCAAATGTTGTCCCAGACTGCAGGGCAAGTTCTTTACGCGTTACTCACCCGTCCGCCACCATCACCCGAAGGATCAAGTAGACTTGCATGTGTTAAGCATTCTGTCAGCGTTCATCCTGAGCCAGGATCAAACTCTTCGTTCAATCTATATAACTCAGTAAAATTTACTGATTGTTTTACACCAATTTATTGTTGTGTTTGCATTAATTGTCTTTCTCTATTCTGTTGCTAATGTCCTTTTATTATTAGTTGTTTGTCACGCTTTCTCGCGGACAAGGTATATATTACCACAAATAATATTTTTCGTCAATACTTTTTTTAAAAAATTTATAAAAATTTTAATTTTTATAAAAACTATAATTATTTTTGAATTTTTATTGTATTATTATCAATTTTTCTTTTGAAAGTATCTTATATTTCCCTTTTTCAAGCTTTTCTATTACTTTATCTTCAATAAACTTCTTTATTACTCTTGATAATGAAGGACGACTTACATTAAAATATTCTGCCAAATCTTTTATTGACCTATCAAAAATAAATACTCCATCTTTTTCATTTTTTAGTATATATTCAACTAATTTTTGATTTATTGTTTTATTACTTAGACTTTCCCATAAATTTTTCGATAAAAATTGAGCTTTATTACTTATTTCATCTAAAAATACTTTTAAAATTTCGCTATTCATTTTTAATAGTTCTATTACTTCATTTTTTTCTATAAATAAAATTTTTACCTGTGATTTAGCTACTAAATCTACAGGAAATTTATTTACATCTCCAAAAATAAATGCAGAAGCTATGATTTTTCCTCTCTCCAACTCTTCTATTTTTTTTACATTTCCATCATCTTTCAACATTTCAGCTACTAAAGTTCCTTGAAGATTAATATAAATACCTTTTATTTCATCTCCTCTAAAAGCTACATATTCATCTTTTTGGTAATTTAAAATTTTATAGTTACATTTTTCTATAATTTTATCAAATTCATTTTCTTCCAACCAAATAAATAAATCAGTATTTTTTATTGCTCTTCTTTCTTGCACTTTTATATTCTCCTTATTAAATATTTATGATATAATATTTTTTAATTATTATATCATTAGTTTTAGGAGTTTAAAATGAAAAAATTTATTATTATTTGTCCTGCTTGTAAGAAAAAAATGAAAATTTCTGATAAATCAGCAAAATATAAATGTCCTCATTGTGGAGAAATTTATAAATATAATTTCCCAAAACGAATTTTTTATAATACAAAAGATATATTTGATGGAATTAAACAAACTTTTTCTGATATAAAATTTAATATCAAGAAAAAATATTCTGATGCTAAAGCTACATATCAATATATGAGCCAACTTAAAAAGCATATGAAAAGCGATCCCAATTGGTCTCAATATAGAAAAGAACAGCAAAAAATGAAAGATGTTTCTCCTAAAAAATCTTTTAAAGATTTTTTTAAAAGAAAATAAGATATTATAAGGCTATTACAACATATTGTAACAGCCTTATTTTTAATTTTACCAATCTCTCTCATCAAAAGAAAGCTCTAATTTTCCTATTTTAGATTTTAGCTGTCTAAATTTTACCCCTGCTGAAGTTAACATTTTTTTAGAAGCTATATTTGATTCTGTCCCATCATATTTATCTGATAAATATACCAATTCTCTTATACCACTCTGAATTATAGCTTTACTACACTCATGACATGGAAATAGTGCAACATATATAGTGCAATTCTTTAAACTTTTAGTACTATTTAATATTGCATTTAACTCTGCGTGACATACAAAAGGATATTTTGTTTCTAAAAATTCTCCCTCTCTTTCCCACGGATACTCATCATCACTACATCCTATTGGAAGTCCATTATATCCAACTCCTACTATTTTCTTTTCTTCATTAACAATACAAGCTCCCACTTGAGTATTTGGGTCTTTACTTCTTTTTCCTGAAAGAAGTGCTACCCCCATAAAATATTCGTCCCATTCTATATAATCTTTTCTTTTCATCTTACCACCATTCCTATTTTTTATTTATATAATATCAATATTTTTAAACTTTTTCAAAATTTTATTTATCTAAAATATAAAAATTTGATAAAATATACTTAGGAGGTTGTTATATGAAAAAAATCATTTTACTTTTCTTAACTATTTATACTTTTAGCTTTTCAATTAGAGATTTTAATGGAATAAATTGGGGAGATAGTAAAGAAAATTTAAGTATTCTTTTTTCTAATTTAAAAAAGGAACCCTCAATTAATGAAAATGTGAATATATTCTCAGTTAAAAATCCTAAAGAAAATATAAAAAAATATGAATTTTATTTACAAAACAATGCTTTAAATAAAATAAGAGTAGTCTTTGATAAAGAAAGCATTGGTAAAAGAGAATTACAACAAATCTATAACCAACTTACTACTACTATAGGAGTTCCTGTTTTAAAATTACCTATATATAAAGAGATTGATAATTTAACACTAAAAGGAAATACTTTAAAATTTGTTCCTGATACTCAAACTCTTATTTATTTTACAGGGATTG of Fusobacterium mortiferum ATCC 9817 contains these proteins:
- a CDS encoding Crp/Fnr family transcriptional regulator; amino-acid sequence: MQERRAIKNTDLFIWLEENEFDKIIEKCNYKILNYQKDEYVAFRGDEIKGIYINLQGTLVAEMLKDDGNVKKIEELERGKIIASAFIFGDVNKFPVDLVAKSQVKILFIEKNEVIELLKMNSEILKVFLDEISNKAQFLSKNLWESLSNKTINQKLVEYILKNEKDGVFIFDRSIKDLAEYFNVSRPSLSRVIKKFIEDKVIEKLEKGKYKILSKEKLIIIQ
- a CDS encoding deoxycytidylate deaminase, which gives rise to MKRKDYIEWDEYFMGVALLSGKRSKDPNTQVGACIVNEEKKIVGVGYNGLPIGCSDDEYPWEREGEFLETKYPFVCHAELNAILNSTKSLKNCTIYVALFPCHECSKAIIQSGIRELVYLSDKYDGTESNIASKKMLTSAGVKFRQLKSKIGKLELSFDERDW